A genomic segment from Phragmites australis chromosome 6, lpPhrAust1.1, whole genome shotgun sequence encodes:
- the LOC133920542 gene encoding uncharacterized protein LOC133920542, translated as MKKASRFLKQLFSTVVATVKAGSTAVGTKAGSLTTRLIVLRIMRNKKLLVSAIQSKIHATMGGGGGGGSQGGHGNAVASHHGGINEGAGLDAGGHGDNNVHPLTGGSRKAAMLQSLPSFVVEQETRAVVLLSSLPSFALERDGGEEEVEDSDVEREKQVVANAAPPGSAIELARGAAEGCGRVFRLEDEIDRVADVFIRRFHDQMKLQKLESFKRFCEMVERGT; from the coding sequence atgaagaaggccTCCAGGTTCTTGAAGCAGCTCTTCTCCACCGTCGTCGCGACGGTGAAGGCGGGGTCCACGGCGGTCGGCACCAAGGCGGGCTCCCTGACGACACGCCTCATCGTCCTCCGCATCATGCGCAACAAGAAGCTCCTGGTCAGCGCCATCCAGAGCAAGATCCACGCCaccatgggcggcggcggcgggggtggcAGTCAGGGCGGCCACGGCAATGCGGTGGCCAGCCACCACGGCGGGATTAATGAAGGCGCAGGCCTTGACGCCGGCGGGCACGGCGACAACAACGTGCACCCCCTCACCGGTGGCAGTAGGAAGGCAGCCATGCTGCAGAGCCTGCCAAGCTTCGTCGTGGAGCAGGAGACGAGGGCCGTCGTGCTGCTTAGCAGCCTGCCGAGCTTCGCATTGGAGCgggacggcggcgaggaggaggtggaggacaGCGACGTTGAACGCGAGAAGCAGGTTGTTGCCAACGCGGCACCGCCGGGGTCGGCGATCGAGCTggcgcgcggcgcggcggaggGCTGCGGCAGAGTGTTCAGGCTGGAGGACGAGATCGACCGCGTGGCCGACGTGTTCATCCGGAGGTTCCACGACCAGATGAAGCTGCAGAAGCTCGAGTCCTTCAAGAGGTTCTGCGAGATGGTCGAGAGGGGCACCTGA